One window of the Streptomyces sp. NBC_00654 genome contains the following:
- a CDS encoding DUF6009 family protein: MSALIDEDEIRDESELVWLEDVSVLDYVRQSLDRLPTRRGRPAYHRDGRMVGYAVLGPGARASRSSGTFRRRVFWLLPHDRDTDPEGLYATGAPSESVDPRTLAEATKGYKTERSEGGPPSSAMRELGITRRQ, translated from the coding sequence GTGAGTGCTCTGATCGACGAGGACGAGATTCGTGACGAGTCGGAGCTGGTCTGGCTGGAGGACGTGTCCGTACTGGACTACGTGCGCCAGAGTCTGGACCGGCTGCCCACCCGGCGCGGGCGTCCCGCCTATCACCGTGACGGACGCATGGTCGGCTACGCGGTCCTGGGCCCCGGGGCCAGGGCGTCGCGGTCGTCGGGCACCTTCCGGCGGCGGGTGTTCTGGCTGCTGCCGCACGACCGTGACACCGACCCCGAGGGCCTCTACGCCACCGGCGCCCCCTCCGAGTCGGTCGACCCCCGGACTCTGGCCGAGGCGACCAAGGGCTACAAGACGGAGCGCTCCGAGGGCGGGCCGCCCTCCAGCGCCATGCGCGAACTGGGCATCACACGGCGGCAGTAG
- a CDS encoding nuclear transport factor 2 family protein, whose amino-acid sequence MTVPLDRLGDPAVRAFVTAVNAGDRAAFFDCLTPGASMSDDGSDRDLAAWVDKEIFSSGGHMEVETEEAAGRELVARFRNETWGEMRTRWRFETDGDRISRFETGQA is encoded by the coding sequence ATGACCGTTCCCCTCGACAGACTCGGCGATCCTGCCGTGCGCGCGTTCGTGACTGCCGTCAACGCCGGCGACCGTGCGGCCTTCTTCGACTGCCTCACCCCCGGCGCGAGCATGTCCGACGACGGCTCGGACCGTGACCTCGCGGCGTGGGTGGACAAGGAGATCTTCAGCAGCGGCGGCCATATGGAGGTGGAGACGGAGGAGGCTGCGGGACGGGAGCTCGTCGCCAGGTTCCGCAACGAGACCTGGGGCGAGATGCGGACGCGCTGGCGTTTCGAGACCGACGGCGACCGGATCAGCCGCTTCGAGACCGGCCAGGCCTGA
- a CDS encoding ParB/RepB/Spo0J family partition protein: protein MSKADKLGAGASFGQARAVSARRAAIGAATGAPTTGVPDPTELPVGAISQNPDNPRDHLRDLDGMAESIHELGVVNAITVATVEAYLRERPDRTADLDDGTTHIVIDGHRRLEGARRTGLRTIKVQVDNARVATDEALLEAAFVSNVQRDNMTDLEQAHALDALVTFYGSQTKASKRLGLSQASISSKLSLLKLSPDLQAELLAGERQVEHVRNLGKLNPQEQRAAADARALDADRSRRRPKPEPAQPAQPVAPDYHAVIIRDAEPTGEREPGGDYHAVIIADTDPAGESERSTDYHGVIIRDDQSPGEPDPTGDYHAVIIADSDPTGAALPSQPGTTGAPRARENTVDGGVPWHDPVALAALICEHMPYQERTRLTLLLAEKNRADLKG from the coding sequence ATGAGCAAGGCCGACAAGCTCGGAGCCGGCGCCTCGTTCGGCCAGGCCCGAGCCGTCAGCGCCCGGCGCGCGGCGATCGGCGCCGCCACCGGCGCCCCCACGACAGGTGTTCCCGACCCCACGGAACTGCCCGTCGGCGCCATCAGCCAGAACCCCGACAACCCGCGCGACCATCTGCGGGACCTGGACGGGATGGCGGAGAGCATCCATGAGCTCGGCGTCGTCAACGCCATCACCGTCGCCACCGTCGAGGCCTACCTCCGCGAACGTCCCGACCGGACAGCGGATCTGGACGACGGCACCACCCATATCGTCATCGACGGCCACCGCCGTCTCGAAGGCGCTCGCCGGACCGGTCTGCGGACCATCAAGGTCCAGGTCGACAACGCCCGGGTCGCGACCGATGAGGCACTGCTCGAAGCCGCCTTCGTCTCCAATGTGCAGCGCGACAACATGACCGACCTGGAACAGGCCCACGCGCTCGACGCGCTGGTGACGTTCTACGGAAGTCAGACCAAGGCCTCCAAGCGTCTCGGCCTCTCCCAGGCCTCGATCTCCTCCAAGCTCTCCCTGCTCAAGCTGTCACCGGACCTCCAGGCCGAGCTGCTGGCGGGAGAGCGCCAGGTGGAACACGTACGCAACCTCGGCAAGCTGAACCCCCAGGAGCAGCGAGCGGCAGCGGACGCGCGGGCCCTGGACGCGGACCGGAGCCGCCGCAGGCCGAAGCCCGAGCCGGCCCAGCCGGCCCAGCCGGTGGCTCCGGATTATCACGCCGTGATAATCCGCGATGCCGAGCCGACGGGGGAGCGCGAGCCCGGAGGCGATTATCACGCCGTGATAATCGCTGACACCGATCCGGCGGGGGAGTCCGAGCGGTCCACGGATTATCACGGCGTGATAATCCGCGACGACCAGTCGCCGGGGGAGCCGGACCCCACGGGCGATTATCACGCCGTGATAATCGCGGACAGCGACCCGACCGGTGCCGCGCTGCCCTCTCAGCCCGGCACGACCGGTGCTCCCCGAGCACGGGAGAACACGGTCGACGGGGGAGTGCCCTGGCACGACCCGGTAGCTCTCGCCGCCCTGATCTGCGAGCACATGCCCTACCAGGAGCGCACCCGGCTGACCCTGCTCCTGGCCGAGAAGAACCGCGCCGATCTCAAGGGCTGA
- a CDS encoding phage/plasmid primase, P4 family, protein MTPTGDGSLFDFDAQAVAADIIARTTNRAGTSTAEPAVPAPVPAQGGTSLLQEHVSPAGLMPDTLTDRGNAKLFVKLYAHDYRHVTGLGWYRWDNTRWQSDEDDTVLWAAGEMAENIATTDPRGVHSDAALRKHRRRALSTSGMNALLVQARSAPGMVLSAGVLDADPYVLCTPAGIVDLRSGVLRVPDPDRDFHSRSTSIGPRRMPTPRWDRFLTDTFGDDDQGEEMIRFLHLLLGYSLTGDVGAQVMPFLFGSGKNGKSVLLDVLIKLLGDYADAAPPGFLMARPFEGHPTDLAELHGRRVIVCSEVKPGDRFDEARVKLLTGGDRIKARRMRQDFFSFAPTHKLWLLGNHRPEVGTGGYAFWRRMRLIPFERVVSDHRKIDNLADILVTEEGPGILNWLITGAHHYLNSPRDLTGPETVRIATTAYAETEDHTGRFLNESCTLQPHHRVEQAHLYNAYKTWCQNEGVTAVSSRAFAARVRELAGLSSPKEMILSNQRKYYPGVGLLVEEESG, encoded by the coding sequence ATGACTCCGACCGGCGACGGCTCGCTGTTCGATTTCGACGCCCAGGCAGTGGCAGCCGACATCATCGCCCGGACCACGAACCGCGCGGGCACCTCCACGGCGGAGCCCGCGGTACCCGCGCCGGTCCCGGCGCAGGGCGGGACGTCCCTGCTCCAGGAACATGTGTCGCCCGCCGGTCTGATGCCCGACACCCTGACGGACCGGGGCAACGCCAAACTCTTCGTGAAGCTCTACGCGCACGACTACCGGCATGTCACCGGCCTGGGCTGGTACCGCTGGGACAACACCCGCTGGCAGAGCGACGAGGACGACACCGTGCTGTGGGCCGCGGGGGAGATGGCGGAGAACATCGCCACCACCGACCCCCGGGGCGTGCACTCCGACGCCGCCCTGCGCAAGCACCGCCGCCGTGCCCTGAGCACATCGGGGATGAACGCGCTTCTGGTGCAGGCGAGGTCGGCGCCGGGGATGGTGTTGAGTGCGGGGGTGCTGGACGCGGATCCGTATGTGCTGTGCACTCCGGCGGGGATCGTGGATCTGCGGTCGGGGGTGCTGCGGGTACCGGACCCGGACCGGGACTTCCATTCACGCTCGACCTCGATCGGGCCGCGCCGGATGCCGACCCCCCGCTGGGACCGGTTCCTGACCGACACGTTCGGCGACGACGACCAGGGCGAGGAAATGATCCGCTTCCTCCACCTCCTCCTCGGCTACTCCCTCACCGGAGACGTCGGCGCCCAGGTCATGCCCTTCCTCTTCGGCTCCGGGAAGAACGGCAAATCGGTTCTCCTCGACGTCCTGATCAAACTCCTCGGCGACTACGCCGACGCCGCACCCCCCGGCTTCCTCATGGCCCGCCCCTTCGAAGGACACCCCACCGACCTCGCCGAACTCCACGGCCGCCGCGTCATCGTCTGCTCCGAAGTCAAACCCGGCGACCGCTTCGACGAAGCCCGCGTCAAACTCCTCACCGGCGGCGACCGCATCAAAGCCCGACGCATGCGCCAGGACTTCTTCTCCTTCGCCCCCACCCACAAACTCTGGCTCCTGGGCAACCACCGCCCCGAAGTCGGCACCGGCGGCTACGCCTTCTGGCGACGCATGCGCCTCATCCCCTTCGAACGCGTCGTCTCCGACCACCGCAAAATCGACAACCTCGCCGACATCCTCGTCACCGAAGAAGGACCCGGCATCCTCAACTGGCTCATCACCGGAGCCCACCACTACCTCAACAGCCCCCGCGACCTCACCGGACCCGAAACCGTCCGCATCGCCACCACCGCATACGCCGAAACCGAAGACCACACCGGCCGCTTCCTCAACGAAAGCTGCACCCTCCAACCCCACCACCGCGTCGAACAAGCCCACCTCTACAACGCCTACAAAACCTGGTGTCAGAATGAAGGGGTCACCGCGGTCTCCTCAAGAGCCTTCGCCGCTCGCGTGCGAGAGCTGGCGGGACTCTCTTCGCCGAAGGAGATGATCCTGTCGAACCAGCGCAAGTACTACCCGGGCGTGGGTCTGCTCGTCGAGGAGGAGTCAGGATGA
- a CDS encoding bifunctional DNA primase/polymerase: MAPELRLVGLDSSRSAPVHPVVPQAVATARWCAEQGWPVHPLAAGRKTPAGNCDACRRPGHTHRDCGCAAEGRWCHGFHAATRDANRIDQWWGRNPEFGVGVSCGPAGLVVIDIDAHPQSLPARERLLPGIPIPEQVDLTGLTHGFHTLAVLAALRGAPDPAADGTTLRVRTPSGGLHVWYRAPDTRQWQCSTGSGNGRALAWQVDVRAHGGYIIAPGTTTAAGTYTALGTTRHPAVLPGWLAQELERTGHLPPERLPGPRPVPSRALQAVIAAGGGRERTAGALGAVLAEVTACAAVAEGAGFSEKLNRASYTAGGLVTAGHLTHEQAEQILQSAAAVARPGQDRRAAQIIRSGMSAGSRRPLYLGRHG, from the coding sequence ATGGCTCCTGAGCTGCGCCTTGTGGGCCTCGACTCCTCGCGGTCGGCCCCGGTGCACCCGGTCGTTCCGCAGGCTGTGGCCACCGCCCGGTGGTGTGCCGAACAGGGCTGGCCGGTGCACCCGCTCGCTGCCGGGCGCAAGACGCCCGCGGGGAACTGCGACGCCTGCCGCCGGCCCGGTCACACCCACCGGGACTGTGGCTGTGCTGCCGAGGGTCGCTGGTGCCACGGCTTCCATGCCGCCACCCGTGACGCCAACAGGATCGATCAATGGTGGGGGAGGAACCCCGAGTTCGGGGTGGGGGTCTCGTGCGGTCCTGCGGGACTCGTGGTGATCGACATCGATGCCCATCCGCAGAGCCTGCCCGCGCGGGAGCGGCTGCTGCCGGGCATCCCGATCCCCGAACAGGTCGACCTCACCGGTCTGACCCACGGCTTCCACACGCTCGCCGTCCTGGCCGCGCTGCGGGGCGCCCCCGACCCGGCGGCCGACGGGACGACGTTGCGGGTACGGACCCCCTCGGGCGGCCTCCACGTCTGGTACCGGGCCCCCGACACCCGACAGTGGCAGTGCTCCACCGGCTCGGGCAACGGGCGTGCCCTGGCCTGGCAGGTGGACGTCCGCGCGCACGGCGGCTACATCATCGCGCCCGGCACCACCACCGCCGCGGGCACCTATACGGCGCTCGGGACGACCCGGCACCCGGCGGTCCTGCCCGGCTGGCTGGCCCAGGAACTCGAACGCACGGGACACCTGCCCCCGGAGCGGCTCCCCGGCCCCCGTCCCGTCCCCTCCAGGGCCCTCCAGGCGGTCATCGCCGCCGGTGGCGGCCGGGAACGTACCGCCGGTGCGCTCGGCGCCGTGCTGGCCGAGGTGACCGCTTGTGCGGCCGTCGCGGAGGGGGCAGGGTTCTCGGAAAAGCTCAACCGCGCCTCGTACACCGCAGGCGGACTCGTCACCGCCGGACATCTCACTCATGAACAGGCCGAACAGATCCTTCAGTCAGCCGCCGCTGTCGCCCGCCCGGGGCAGGACCGGCGAGCCGCCCAGATCATCCGTAGCGGAATGAGCGCCGGTTCGCGCCGGCCGCTGTACCTGGGGAGGCACGGATGA
- a CDS encoding ParA family protein gives MASPATPGDREKVVSKLPGQLRQDLKVRAAQLRIEIQTAVEQSVDIWCGLASVSAQVDTSGADSFSTWLPVGQWDAFKATAADRKVSLIQGLAQAVQVWLQANPAPTVERPEIPRRIIVCNQKGGVGKTAITAGTGEALAEDSGALYPVRVSKHFAALLDENGSADPLALEDLPGMGLRVLLVDFDPQCHLTKQLGYTPLPMDGDSLTKHMAGDTTGELRDLIVPIEEERFGQRLHLLPSCNDAFLLDVRLSGVRAREAALERALAPVEADFDVIIVDCPPSLGLSMDAAVHYGRRRGNEAPGSSGALIVVQAEDSSADAYDLLTTQIEDLRGDLALELDYLGIVVNHYDARRGYIATSSLQAWMDIKEPRVVGVIGDLKEQKEAVRLKRPLLAYAPKSDQAVGMRALAREIS, from the coding sequence ATGGCTTCCCCCGCTACCCCCGGCGACCGCGAGAAGGTCGTCTCCAAACTGCCCGGACAGCTCCGGCAGGACCTCAAGGTCCGCGCCGCTCAGCTCCGTATCGAGATCCAGACGGCCGTCGAGCAGTCGGTCGACATCTGGTGCGGTCTCGCCTCGGTGTCGGCCCAGGTCGACACCTCGGGCGCCGACTCCTTCTCCACCTGGCTGCCCGTCGGCCAGTGGGACGCCTTCAAGGCGACGGCGGCCGACCGCAAGGTCTCCCTCATCCAAGGGCTCGCCCAGGCCGTCCAGGTCTGGCTGCAGGCCAACCCGGCCCCCACCGTGGAACGTCCGGAGATCCCCCGCCGCATCATCGTCTGCAACCAGAAGGGCGGCGTGGGCAAGACCGCGATCACCGCCGGGACCGGTGAGGCCCTGGCCGAGGACTCCGGCGCCCTGTATCCCGTACGGGTCTCCAAGCACTTCGCCGCACTCCTCGACGAGAACGGCTCCGCCGACCCGCTGGCGCTGGAAGACCTTCCCGGCATGGGCCTGCGGGTCCTGCTGGTCGACTTCGACCCGCAGTGCCACCTCACCAAGCAGCTCGGGTACACCCCCCTGCCGATGGACGGCGACAGCCTCACCAAGCACATGGCGGGCGACACCACCGGAGAGCTCCGGGATCTGATCGTCCCCATCGAGGAGGAACGCTTCGGGCAGCGGCTCCACTTGCTGCCGAGCTGCAATGACGCCTTCCTCCTCGACGTACGCCTCTCCGGGGTACGGGCCCGGGAGGCGGCGCTGGAGCGCGCGCTCGCCCCCGTGGAGGCGGACTTCGACGTGATCATCGTCGACTGCCCGCCCAGCCTGGGACTGAGCATGGACGCCGCCGTGCACTACGGCCGCCGTCGCGGCAATGAGGCCCCGGGCTCCTCCGGCGCACTCATCGTGGTCCAGGCGGAGGACAGCTCGGCCGACGCCTACGATCTGCTCACCACTCAGATCGAGGACCTCCGAGGGGACCTGGCCCTGGAACTCGACTACCTCGGGATCGTCGTCAACCACTACGACGCCCGCCGCGGGTACATCGCCACCTCCTCGCTCCAGGCCTGGATGGACATAAAGGAACCACGCGTCGTCGGCGTCATCGGTGACCTGAAGGAACAGAAGGAAGCGGTACGGCTGAAGCGGCCCCTGCTCGCGTACGCCCCCAAGTCCGACCAGGCCGTCGGCATGCGTGCCCTCGCACGGGAGATCTCATGA
- a CDS encoding DUF6009 family protein, with amino-acid sequence MSALIGEDEIRDESELVWLEDVSVLDYVRQSLDRLPTRRGRPAYHRDGRMVGYAVLGPQAKASRSSGTFRRRVFWLLPHDRDTDPEGLYATGAPAEAVDPGTLTVCTKGYKTERSEGGPPSSAMRELGITLPL; translated from the coding sequence ATGAGTGCTCTCATCGGGGAGGACGAGATTCGTGACGAGTCGGAGCTGGTCTGGCTGGAGGACGTGTCCGTACTGGACTACGTACGCCAGAGTCTGGACCGGCTGCCCACCCGGCGCGGGCGTCCCGCCTATCACCGTGACGGACGCATGGTCGGCTACGCCGTGCTCGGTCCGCAGGCCAAGGCCTCGCGGTCGTCGGGCACCTTCCGCCGGCGGGTGTTCTGGCTGCTGCCGCACGACCGTGACACCGACCCCGAGGGCCTCTACGCCACCGGGGCACCCGCCGAAGCCGTGGACCCGGGCACCCTCACCGTCTGTACCAAGGGCTACAAGACGGAGCGCTCCGAGGGCGGGCCGCCCTCCAGCGCCATGCGCGAACTGGGCATAACGCTCCCCCTGTGA